In Saccharolobus solfataricus, a genomic segment contains:
- a CDS encoding glycosyltransferase, with the protein MISIIIPAFNEERRIGRTLEKISSTLPNAEIVVVFDGHDNTPEVVKKFPVKLLISESRLGKGGAIKRGINESNFQRVLLLDADFPITEEELDKILSTDADLVIPKRKIVGMPLKRKFLHKGFIIITKILFPSLAKFSDFQAGVKLVNREKVLDILDELIINDFLFDVNLIYGFKRRHYKVKEVEINYIHDESDSKISKKLIKVIILMFLSLIKLRVYYSPFRKILYTKTYLKAQDYILRKLR; encoded by the coding sequence TTGATTTCAATTATCATACCGGCATTTAATGAGGAAAGAAGAATTGGTAGGACGTTGGAGAAAATATCGTCAACACTACCTAATGCTGAAATAGTGGTAGTATTTGATGGACATGATAATACGCCAGAGGTTGTTAAGAAATTTCCCGTAAAGCTCCTAATAAGTGAGAGCAGACTTGGTAAAGGGGGAGCGATAAAGAGAGGAATTAATGAAAGCAATTTCCAGAGAGTTTTGTTATTAGATGCCGATTTTCCCATAACTGAGGAGGAATTAGATAAAATCTTAAGCACTGACGCTGACCTAGTCATACCTAAGAGGAAAATTGTGGGGATGCCATTAAAGAGGAAGTTCCTACATAAGGGATTTATAATAATTACTAAGATACTCTTTCCGTCGCTAGCAAAATTTTCGGACTTCCAAGCTGGTGTTAAGCTAGTAAATAGGGAAAAGGTTTTAGATATATTAGACGAGTTAATAATTAACGATTTTTTATTCGACGTTAACTTAATTTACGGATTTAAACGTAGACATTATAAAGTTAAAGAAGTTGAAATAAATTATATTCATGATGAGAGTGATAGTAAGATATCTAAAAAGTTAATAAAAGTCATAATTCTAATGTTCCTCTCCTTGATAAAATTAAGAGTATATTATTCTCCGTTTAGGAAAATTCTATACACTAAAACTTACCTTAAAGCACAGGACTACATTTTACGAAAGCTTAGATAG
- a CDS encoding MFS transporter: protein MLRNIIVSWIGTFLQLFLRLSWGVISLPIALVFHLNSIQIGLVATVFYIGYVVSSIPWGLIIDRIGPSSAVEYASILLVGMNLLLFLFLTSYAILLVAYLIEGLITAAIFPSAMKIVAVSYSNSSKFTFYVALVESAGPITIITLGIIASFLLHLWRFIYLIMAISFGLIAIFSHFNRIDVNRTEIKRSFKIILDRKITIATLIRLGELWSTWGTTTWIFPMLVLYRNISPTLSALFLLLFGVGQLVGILSVERLVERFGDRTVILINLIGFILLTFSIIFSNNIDILPEAFLLGIFSFSYRPPTDSLIMRIAGQSSAGTSIGYANAVSQIGTMIAPSFVGLTLYLTHSFSISMLALDVGCIISIISLLSLKHL from the coding sequence AGTTTTTCACTTAAACTCCATACAGATTGGGCTAGTTGCCACAGTCTTTTACATAGGTTATGTAGTTTCCTCAATCCCTTGGGGTTTGATTATAGATAGAATAGGCCCAAGTAGTGCTGTGGAGTACGCATCGATTCTCTTAGTAGGAATGAATCTATTACTCTTTCTCTTCCTTACAAGTTACGCTATTCTACTCGTAGCCTACCTCATAGAAGGACTTATAACAGCTGCCATATTTCCATCAGCCATGAAAATAGTGGCAGTTAGTTACTCCAACAGCTCAAAGTTCACATTTTACGTGGCTTTAGTGGAAAGTGCAGGACCAATAACTATCATCACCTTGGGTATAATAGCAAGTTTTCTGTTGCATTTATGGAGATTTATTTACCTAATCATGGCCATAAGTTTCGGGCTAATTGCAATTTTCAGTCATTTCAATAGGATAGATGTCAATAGGACTGAAATCAAGAGGTCGTTCAAGATAATCCTTGATAGAAAAATAACAATTGCAACGCTAATTAGATTAGGGGAGCTGTGGTCCACGTGGGGTACAACAACGTGGATTTTCCCAATGTTAGTACTTTATAGAAACATCTCTCCGACTTTATCAGCCCTATTTCTTCTTCTTTTCGGAGTTGGTCAGCTAGTAGGGATTTTAAGTGTGGAAAGGTTAGTGGAAAGATTTGGCGATAGAACCGTTATCTTAATAAATCTGATAGGATTCATCTTACTAACGTTTTCAATAATTTTCTCAAATAACATCGATATATTACCCGAGGCCTTCTTATTGGGGATTTTCTCGTTCTCATATAGACCTCCAACTGATTCTCTAATAATGAGAATAGCTGGGCAATCTAGTGCGGGAACTTCAATAGGTTACGCCAACGCCGTATCCCAAATTGGGACGATGATCGCTCCATCATTTGTAGGTTTGACACTGTATTTGACCCATAGCTTCTCTATATCAATGTTAGCCTTGGACGTTGGGTGTATAATATCTATCATATCACTTTTATCCTTGAAACATTTATAG